A genomic window from Flavobacterium phycosphaerae includes:
- a CDS encoding DUF5687 family protein: MFKHFIRLEWKSFFRSASFTANLVMKIIMGLAALYFIALFTVLGSAVFFILKEEGMEPLSTVNTYVIYYLVGDLVLRYFFQKMPVTNIKPLLTLPIKRNTIVHYSLGKTGISFFNIIHAFFFVPFTVVLLMHGYGFQAILWHLGMMALIYANNFINVLINNKNVVFYPLLVIVASLGLAQYYQLFNVTEYTQPFFQGFYDTNYWFIVPILLAILVYYFSFAYFKNNLNLDTGLSKKSDEAKTENYTWLNQFGTLGTFLKNDIKLLRRNKRSRTTVFMSFLFIFYGLLFFTKSIEAYQNPMMQVFAGIFVSGGFLFTFGQFVPSWDSAYYQLMMSQNISYRQYLTSKWWLMVIGTLISTTIASFYLYFGWETYMLIVVGAIYNMGVNSHLVMLGGAYVKTPIDLTMANKAFGDKQAFNIKTMLISLPKLLVPMLLYTLGYSLFSANIGFLFVALAGVLGFAFRDKVFTQIEKIYKTEKYATIAAYKQKN; the protein is encoded by the coding sequence ATGTTCAAACATTTTATCCGGCTTGAATGGAAATCCTTTTTTCGTTCGGCCTCTTTCACAGCCAATTTGGTTATGAAAATAATAATGGGGCTGGCCGCCTTGTACTTCATTGCTTTATTCACTGTATTGGGTTCTGCTGTTTTTTTTATCCTGAAAGAAGAAGGGATGGAACCACTATCAACTGTAAATACTTATGTTATTTATTATTTGGTGGGCGATTTAGTGCTTCGTTATTTTTTTCAAAAAATGCCGGTGACCAATATAAAACCGTTGCTGACATTGCCCATAAAACGAAACACCATTGTTCATTATTCGTTGGGTAAAACAGGTATTTCTTTTTTTAACATCATCCATGCCTTTTTCTTTGTGCCGTTTACGGTGGTCTTACTGATGCATGGCTACGGATTCCAAGCTATACTCTGGCATTTGGGCATGATGGCACTCATCTATGCCAACAATTTCATCAATGTTTTAATCAATAATAAAAATGTTGTTTTTTATCCTTTATTGGTCATCGTAGCGAGTCTGGGATTAGCACAATATTACCAACTCTTTAATGTTACCGAATACACACAACCATTTTTTCAAGGATTTTACGACACTAATTATTGGTTTATAGTTCCGATACTTTTAGCGATTTTGGTTTATTATTTTTCGTTTGCTTATTTCAAAAATAATCTGAATCTCGACACGGGATTATCCAAAAAAAGCGATGAAGCCAAAACCGAAAATTATACTTGGCTGAACCAATTTGGAACCTTAGGAACGTTTCTTAAAAACGACATTAAACTGTTGAGAAGAAACAAGCGCTCCAGAACCACAGTTTTCATGAGTTTTTTATTCATTTTTTATGGGTTGTTGTTCTTTACCAAATCGATTGAAGCCTATCAAAACCCCATGATGCAGGTCTTTGCCGGAATATTTGTCTCGGGTGGATTTTTATTTACTTTCGGACAGTTTGTACCAAGTTGGGACAGCGCTTACTACCAATTAATGATGAGCCAAAACATCAGTTACCGACAATATTTAACTTCAAAATGGTGGCTAATGGTAATCGGAACATTAATCTCAACCACTATCGCTTCTTTTTATTTGTATTTCGGATGGGAAACGTACATGCTGATTGTTGTGGGAGCCATTTACAATATGGGTGTTAACTCACATTTGGTAATGTTGGGAGGCGCTTATGTAAAAACGCCAATTGATTTGACCATGGCCAATAAAGCTTTTGGCGATAAGCAGGCTTTTAATATAAAAACGATGCTTATTTCTTTGCCTAAATTATTAGTGCCGATGTTATTGTATACCCTTGGTTATTCTCTTTTTTCAGCCAACATCGGATTTCTTTTTGTGGCCTTAGCCGGAGTGTTGGGCTTTGCTTTCCGAGATAAAGTGTTCACCCAAATAGAGAAAATTTACAAAACCGAAAAATACGCTACCATAGCCGCTTACAAACAAAAAAATTAA
- a CDS encoding PadR family transcriptional regulator has protein sequence MKNSQLYKGSLTTIVMKLLEENGRMYGYEITQKVKEITNGELKITEGALYPALHKLEAEGVLEVEVQNVDNRLRKYYKLTEKGTTETVNRLAELEDFIRNMQTLVQPKLDY, from the coding sequence ATGAAAAATTCGCAATTATATAAAGGGAGTTTGACCACGATAGTGATGAAACTTTTGGAGGAAAATGGCAGGATGTATGGCTACGAAATCACTCAGAAAGTAAAAGAAATTACCAATGGCGAATTAAAAATCACCGAAGGAGCTTTATATCCTGCTTTGCATAAACTTGAAGCCGAAGGGGTGTTGGAAGTAGAAGTACAAAATGTAGACAACCGGTTAAGAAAATATTATAAACTAACTGAAAAGGGCACTACAGAAACCGTAAATCGCTTAGCAGAACTGGAAGATTTTATTCGAAATATGCAAACTTTAGTACAACCAAAACTGGATTATTAG
- the porW gene encoding type IX secretion system periplasmic lipoprotein PorW/SprE, which produces MKTTTLKYFICSGLLVFLIACSTKKNTFLSRNSHALSTKYNILYNGGIALDKGIQDVVLQNKDNFWERLPVERMQVADEKMMPGDTKNANFERAETKATKAIQKHSMNIQGSEKNPQMDEAHLMLGKARYYDQRFVPALEAFNYVLYKYPNSDKIYEVKIWREKTNMRLENDALAVNNLRKLLKEIKFKDQIFADANATLAQAFLNLEEKDSAVAKIKIATEFTKSNEEKARYRFILAQLYEELGYKDSAYATYQSVIDMHRKAAKQYVIHAHVRQSSQFDFEKGDTITFLKKYNDLLEDRENRPYLDVLNHQMGLFYDKKKNYTQAKKYYNVSLKKKSQDTYLIASNYRNLADIYFNSAKYVTAGKYYDSTLVQLKPRTREFNLIKKKRENLEDVIKYEGIAERNDSIISLYHMSDNDKKAYFEKYIEKLKEQEKAAQKLAEKAAIIKENQERGGAAGIDTKTDDGKKAEVSPSKGTDFASGGSSFYFYNPTTVAYGKKEFTRIWGKRTLKDNWRVSATADKDNDKEEETDKESEDKTIEKKDDVAGVEAKFTSDFYIKQLPTSAQVIDSLAKERNFAYYQLGVIYKEKFKENQLAVNKFEQLLKNKPEERLVLPSMYNLYKLYQLLDITKAEAMKAQIIAEYPDSRYAQILNNPSSEIEESSDSPNGVYESIYKQYQNGEYKTVLTATEKAIDRFTGEEIIPKFELLKAQITGKLSGLAEYSKALNYVALNYPNSEEGKRAEKLLSVDLPKLEALQLSSSDSKNWKILYRTKDFEDKNTKTLLEKINKFIKDRDLKKLSVSKDIYTMIDNFVVIHGVTSKDLATGITSILKEFKEYKVPDTPIIISAENYTIVQIKKNLDDYLDGKLADNPAQPNWDGTLEKAPEPKQPKQEPKQEVINEQPDGEDRIEDPKNSKSPQSIENRAPTKAQQKSMGLPPTPQMEPNRKG; this is translated from the coding sequence TTGAAAACCACTACACTTAAATATTTTATCTGTTCCGGATTGCTTGTTTTTTTGATAGCCTGTTCTACCAAAAAAAACACCTTTCTTTCCAGAAATTCTCATGCGCTCAGCACAAAATATAACATACTGTATAATGGAGGAATCGCTTTAGATAAAGGGATTCAGGATGTAGTGTTGCAAAACAAAGACAATTTTTGGGAACGTTTGCCGGTAGAAAGAATGCAGGTTGCAGATGAAAAAATGATGCCCGGTGATACCAAGAATGCCAACTTTGAACGAGCGGAAACCAAAGCGACAAAAGCCATTCAGAAACATTCCATGAACATTCAGGGTTCTGAAAAAAACCCACAAATGGATGAAGCCCATTTAATGCTGGGCAAAGCGCGTTACTACGACCAACGTTTTGTTCCTGCGTTAGAGGCCTTCAATTATGTGTTGTACAAATACCCGAACAGTGATAAGATTTATGAAGTAAAAATTTGGAGAGAAAAAACCAACATGCGTCTGGAAAATGATGCTTTAGCGGTAAACAACCTTCGAAAATTATTGAAAGAAATCAAATTTAAAGATCAGATTTTTGCCGATGCCAATGCTACGTTAGCACAAGCGTTTTTAAACTTAGAAGAAAAAGACAGTGCTGTGGCCAAGATAAAAATCGCTACAGAGTTCACCAAATCCAACGAAGAAAAAGCCCGTTACCGTTTTATCCTAGCTCAGCTTTATGAAGAATTGGGTTATAAAGACAGCGCCTATGCCACTTACCAATCGGTTATAGACATGCACCGAAAAGCGGCCAAACAATATGTTATCCATGCTCATGTCAGACAGTCAAGTCAGTTTGATTTTGAAAAAGGAGATACTATTACTTTTCTAAAAAAATACAATGATTTATTGGAAGACCGAGAAAACAGACCTTATTTGGATGTATTAAATCACCAAATGGGATTGTTTTATGACAAAAAGAAGAACTACACCCAAGCCAAAAAGTATTACAACGTTTCCTTAAAAAAGAAATCACAAGACACTTATCTTATTGCTTCAAATTACAGAAACTTGGCTGATATTTATTTCAATTCGGCTAAATATGTTACCGCAGGGAAGTACTATGACAGTACTTTGGTACAACTAAAACCAAGAACCCGCGAGTTCAATTTGATTAAAAAGAAAAGAGAAAATCTGGAAGATGTAATCAAATATGAAGGCATTGCAGAACGCAACGACAGTATTATTTCGTTGTACCATATGTCAGATAATGACAAAAAAGCGTACTTCGAAAAATATATTGAAAAGCTAAAAGAGCAAGAAAAAGCCGCACAAAAATTAGCCGAAAAAGCCGCTATAATCAAAGAAAACCAAGAAAGAGGAGGAGCTGCAGGGATAGACACCAAAACAGATGACGGAAAAAAAGCGGAAGTGTCACCATCAAAAGGGACAGATTTTGCTTCCGGCGGAAGTAGTTTTTATTTCTATAACCCAACAACGGTTGCTTACGGGAAAAAAGAATTTACAAGAATTTGGGGCAAACGAACGTTGAAAGACAATTGGAGAGTGTCCGCTACGGCAGATAAAGACAACGACAAAGAGGAGGAAACCGATAAAGAAAGCGAAGACAAAACCATCGAAAAGAAAGATGATGTAGCAGGTGTTGAGGCTAAATTTACCTCAGATTTTTACATCAAGCAATTGCCAACTTCAGCCCAGGTTATTGACAGTTTGGCCAAAGAAAGAAATTTTGCTTACTATCAGTTAGGTGTTATTTACAAAGAAAAATTCAAAGAAAATCAATTGGCGGTAAACAAGTTCGAACAGTTGTTGAAAAACAAACCGGAAGAACGATTGGTATTGCCTTCCATGTATAATTTGTATAAGTTGTATCAACTTTTGGATATAACCAAAGCCGAAGCTATGAAGGCGCAAATCATAGCAGAATATCCGGATTCCAGATACGCGCAAATTTTGAATAATCCTTCCAGCGAAATTGAAGAGTCAAGTGATTCGCCAAATGGGGTTTATGAAAGTATATATAAACAATACCAAAACGGGGAATACAAAACGGTCCTAACAGCCACAGAAAAAGCTATTGATCGATTTACAGGTGAAGAAATTATTCCTAAATTCGAATTGTTAAAAGCACAAATAACAGGAAAATTGAGTGGTCTTGCAGAATACAGTAAAGCATTGAATTATGTGGCATTGAATTACCCGAACAGTGAAGAAGGCAAAAGAGCCGAAAAATTATTATCGGTTGATTTGCCAAAATTAGAAGCACTGCAATTGTCGAGTAGCGATTCTAAAAACTGGAAAATCCTTTACAGAACCAAAGATTTTGAGGATAAAAACACTAAAACCTTACTCGAAAAAATCAATAAATTCATAAAAGACAGAGATTTGAAAAAATTGTCTGTGTCGAAAGATATTTACACAATGATAGACAATTTTGTTGTGATTCACGGAGTGACCTCTAAAGATTTGGCCACCGGAATTACTTCGATACTTAAAGAATTTAAAGAATACAAAGTTCCGGACACCCCAATAATTATTTCGGCAGAAAACTATACCATTGTACAAATCAAAAAGAATTTGGACGATTATTTAGACGGGAAACTAGCCGATAATCCAGCGCAACCTAATTGGGACGGAACCCTTGAAAAAGCTCCGGAACCTAAACAGCCAAAACAAGAACCTAAGCAGGAAGTTATTAATGAGCAACCTGATGGTGAGGATAGAATAGAAGATCCAAAAAACAGTAAATCTCCACAATCAATAGAAAACAGAGCGCCAACCAAAGCCCAACAAAAATCTATGGGTTTACCGCCGACACCTCAAATGGAACCAAACAGAAAAGGATAA
- a CDS encoding ABC transporter ATP-binding protein, protein MIQVTNLTKRYNAGTLVLNLPDLEIPKGQSFGLVGNNGAGKTTFFSLLLDLIQPSTGHIINNGVQVNTSENWKPFTAAFIDESFLIGYLTAEEYFYFIGDLRGQNKADVDALLQKHEEFFNGEILNSKKYLRDLSKGNMKKVGIIATLIGNPEVIILDEPFANLDPTTVNRLKKIIKELADNPNVTILVSSHDLVHTVEVCNRIVALHLGEVVKDIQTSPETLKELEAFFAV, encoded by the coding sequence ATGATACAAGTAACCAATTTAACCAAAAGATATAACGCCGGAACTTTAGTTTTAAACTTGCCCGACCTGGAAATTCCAAAAGGACAAAGTTTTGGGTTAGTAGGGAATAACGGTGCCGGGAAAACCACTTTTTTCAGTTTGTTGTTAGACCTGATTCAACCAAGTACCGGACACATAATTAACAATGGCGTACAAGTAAATACCAGCGAAAATTGGAAACCGTTTACCGCTGCTTTTATTGATGAAAGCTTTCTGATAGGCTATTTAACGGCGGAAGAATATTTTTATTTCATAGGGGATTTGCGCGGACAAAACAAAGCCGATGTAGATGCCTTATTGCAAAAACACGAAGAATTTTTCAATGGTGAAATTCTAAATAGCAAAAAATACCTGCGCGATTTATCCAAAGGGAATATGAAAAAAGTGGGCATCATCGCTACACTTATTGGTAATCCGGAAGTCATTATTTTAGATGAACCATTCGCCAATTTGGACCCAACTACGGTTAATCGTTTGAAAAAAATCATCAAAGAATTAGCCGATAATCCTAATGTAACCATCTTGGTTTCCAGTCATGATTTAGTGCACACCGTTGAGGTTTGTAACCGAATTGTAGCTTTACATTTAGGCGAAGTGGTGAAAGACATTCAAACCTCGCCGGAAACTTTAAAAGAGCTTGAGGCATTTTTTGCGGTGTAA